The Leadbettera azotonutricia ZAS-9 genome has a window encoding:
- a CDS encoding LL-diaminopimelate aminotransferase, which translates to MIKRNKCIANIKAGYLFPEIAKRRREFAAAHPEAKIISLGVGNTTEPILPHIDKGLTEGAKRLGTVEGYLGYTDEGFLELRERISKVFYQGKFAPDEVFISDGAKCDIGRLQLLFGAGTKVAVQDPSYPVYVDGSVLIGAANGWTGTGYEGIAYLPCTAENNYFPDLSKLPSDSIFYFCSPNNPTGAVANRVQLTELVKAAKEKGTVIIFDAAYAEYVRDPNLPKSIFEIEGARECAIEVNSFSKPAGFTGVRLGWTIVPKELKYAGGESVNADWARICGTIFNGASNIAQWGALAALDDEGVKEMKELCDFYLGSAKLIREAVQSLGIACVGGDNSPYIWARFPGRDSWEVFAEILEKCQVVTTPGSGFGPAGQSFIRFSAFGHRADIEEACRRLARLKG; encoded by the coding sequence ATGATTAAGCGGAACAAGTGCATTGCCAACATTAAAGCAGGCTATCTCTTCCCGGAAATCGCCAAGAGGCGAAGGGAATTCGCGGCGGCCCATCCGGAGGCAAAGATCATAAGCCTTGGGGTGGGGAACACCACCGAACCCATACTGCCCCATATTGACAAGGGGCTTACGGAAGGCGCGAAAAGGCTGGGCACTGTTGAAGGCTACCTGGGCTATACCGACGAAGGCTTTCTTGAATTGCGGGAGCGGATTTCCAAAGTGTTTTACCAGGGAAAGTTTGCTCCAGACGAAGTATTTATTTCTGACGGCGCCAAGTGCGATATCGGGAGGCTCCAGCTTCTCTTTGGGGCAGGCACTAAAGTTGCGGTACAGGACCCTTCATACCCGGTGTATGTGGACGGGTCGGTGCTCATCGGCGCCGCAAACGGATGGACAGGGACAGGATACGAAGGCATTGCGTACCTTCCCTGCACAGCGGAAAATAATTACTTTCCTGATCTTTCAAAACTCCCCTCGGACAGTATCTTTTATTTTTGTTCCCCCAATAACCCCACAGGGGCTGTAGCCAACAGGGTGCAATTAACAGAATTGGTGAAGGCCGCAAAGGAAAAAGGAACTGTAATTATCTTCGACGCGGCCTACGCAGAATATGTGCGGGACCCCAATCTGCCCAAATCCATATTCGAAATTGAGGGCGCACGGGAATGCGCCATTGAAGTTAATTCATTCTCGAAGCCAGCGGGCTTTACCGGCGTGCGCCTTGGCTGGACCATAGTCCCCAAAGAGCTCAAGTATGCGGGGGGCGAAAGCGTCAATGCCGACTGGGCCCGGATCTGCGGCACCATTTTTAACGGCGCTTCCAATATAGCCCAATGGGGTGCATTGGCCGCCCTGGATGACGAAGGCGTCAAGGAAATGAAGGAACTCTGCGACTTTTATCTCGGCAGCGCAAAACTCATCAGGGAAGCCGTGCAAAGCCTTGGCATTGCCTGTGTGGGCGGGGACAATTCGCCCTACATCTGGGCACGGTTCCCCGGCAGGGACAGTTGGGAAGTCTTTGCGGAGATACTCGAAAAATGCCAGGTGGTTACCACGCCGGGCTCGGGCTTCGGGCCTGCGGGCCAGTCCTTTATACGCTTCTCGGCTTTTGGACACCGGGCGGATATCGAAGAGGCATGCAGAAGGCTGGCGAGGCTGAAGGGGTGA
- a CDS encoding S1C family serine protease → MYRKFILSLLLAFGSVSFGFAQAGALRDYVGLISIHYHKDVVDYMGKWKSEFEKKGYTKAAKSVDEYLKGLSGSGFAYVDADGACYIITNNHVIRQSDSLSISFEKQDGAKISYDNLKVLMADEENDIALLMFDAGAKPFSQGLAFNEKILDEGEDVFAAGFPGLGNTAIWQFSRGTISNVRVRLPTGNDDETIGPFIQHTAQIDPGNSGGPLLVTLAGVPTGYAVAGINTRSAYGRQAANYSIPLDTVKTFLQAALSKEPANDREAIEKRVAGFIKGLKANHAVYGHIAEYLTAACSAQNAEYSMDEMWDKAPPSVKEAIINEFVYNPVDGMSAGVAWLIENSMRTKSGSMNVSLDSIESNYKGGYTVSFNVNDKTVKSEWVKEYGIWRMDSFGEVVSGDKTLIDAKQKKQEQDKRLRTDYSLLIYVGYTKLFDTGSAFTASLKGGGSYVLYGVNINYAPAPHYFQLEGTLGFYIPIRLGAVALLPFADGGFGFAKMDTPATTDSWGYQVDSAFEVHFDFSVKGGLMFTTAAVPGLFVQADFGHNWFFGAGGENFFSVGIGYGF, encoded by the coding sequence ATGTACCGTAAATTCATTCTTTCTTTGCTATTGGCCTTTGGCAGTGTCTCTTTCGGTTTTGCCCAGGCCGGAGCCTTAAGGGATTATGTGGGACTTATCAGCATACACTACCACAAAGATGTTGTGGACTACATGGGCAAATGGAAAAGTGAATTTGAAAAAAAGGGTTACACCAAAGCTGCCAAAAGTGTTGATGAGTACCTCAAGGGCCTGAGCGGTTCGGGCTTTGCGTATGTGGACGCCGACGGCGCCTGCTATATTATTACCAATAACCATGTAATCAGGCAGTCCGATTCGCTCTCCATCTCCTTTGAAAAACAGGACGGCGCCAAGATCAGCTACGATAATCTCAAAGTGCTTATGGCAGATGAGGAGAATGATATTGCCCTCCTTATGTTTGATGCCGGGGCCAAGCCTTTTAGCCAGGGGCTGGCTTTTAATGAAAAAATTCTGGATGAAGGGGAAGATGTATTTGCCGCAGGTTTTCCCGGTTTGGGAAACACCGCTATATGGCAGTTCAGCAGGGGAACCATCTCGAATGTGAGAGTACGGCTTCCTACGGGAAACGATGATGAGACCATAGGCCCCTTTATTCAGCACACTGCCCAGATTGATCCGGGCAATTCAGGCGGGCCCCTCCTTGTGACTCTTGCGGGAGTTCCCACAGGCTACGCGGTAGCGGGTATCAATACGAGATCTGCTTATGGGAGGCAGGCCGCCAATTATTCCATCCCTCTGGATACGGTAAAAACCTTTCTGCAGGCTGCCTTAAGCAAGGAACCGGCTAACGACAGGGAGGCCATCGAAAAAAGAGTTGCCGGTTTTATAAAAGGTCTCAAGGCAAATCACGCGGTTTATGGCCACATCGCAGAATATCTCACTGCGGCCTGTTCAGCCCAGAACGCTGAATATTCCATGGATGAAATGTGGGACAAGGCCCCTCCCAGCGTGAAGGAAGCCATTATCAATGAATTCGTCTATAACCCTGTGGATGGCATGAGCGCCGGTGTTGCCTGGCTCATTGAAAATTCCATGCGCACCAAATCGGGATCAATGAATGTCAGCCTGGATTCCATTGAATCAAACTATAAGGGCGGGTATACCGTTTCATTCAATGTAAATGACAAAACGGTTAAGTCCGAATGGGTCAAGGAGTATGGAATCTGGCGCATGGATTCTTTCGGAGAGGTAGTGAGCGGCGACAAAACCCTGATAGACGCCAAGCAGAAAAAGCAGGAACAGGACAAGAGGCTCCGTACCGATTACAGCCTGCTCATCTATGTCGGATACACCAAGCTCTTCGATACCGGATCGGCCTTTACTGCCAGCCTGAAGGGCGGGGGCAGCTATGTACTCTACGGCGTAAATATCAACTATGCCCCGGCGCCGCACTATTTCCAGCTGGAGGGTACTCTCGGGTTCTATATCCCCATACGGCTTGGCGCCGTTGCGCTGCTCCCCTTTGCGGACGGCGGATTCGGGTTTGCAAAGATGGATACCCCTGCAACAACTGACAGTTGGGGCTATCAAGTAGATTCAGCCTTTGAAGTACACTTTGACTTCTCTGTTAAGGGTGGCCTGATGTTCACCACAGCGGCGGTTCCCGGACTGTTTGTCCAGGCAGACTTTGGACACAACTGGTTTTTCGGCGCAGGGGGTGAAAACTTCTTTTCAGTCGGCATAGGATACGGATTTTAG
- a CDS encoding phosphoenolpyruvate carboxykinase (GTP) yields MKVQDLKHAGLKKWVDEAVALMTPDSVEVCEGGQSEYDRMIDITVKAGLATKLAKKPNSYLFRSDPSDVARVENRTYIASKSESDAGPTNNWVDPAKLKETMTGLYKGSMKGRTMYVIPFSMGPVGSDIAKIGIEITDSPYVVANMHIMTRVGTKVLDVLGSNGFYVPCYHSVGKPLAAGEKDNGKWPCAPMDDKYISHFPDTREIWSYGSGYGGNALLGKKCLALRIASVLARDEGWLAEHMLILKLTNPSGEVKYVTGAFPSACGKTNLAMLIPTLPGWKVETVGDDIAWMKPGADGRLYAINPEAGFFGVAPGTNNDSNFNAMEAAAKNTIFTNCGLTEDGDIWWEQIGHGAPGKTVIDWKGQTKPAPQTDKSPKGEEIAHPNARFTAPAKQCPCIAKEWEDPKGVPISAFLFGGRRPSTIPLVNQAKSWIHGVFMGSITGSEVTAAVISDQVGQVRRDPFAMLPFCGYHMGDYFKHWINIGKKADADGKADKLPKIFFVNWFRKDAEGKFMWPGYGENSRVLAWVFDRCDGKDNCVETPIGNLPKPGTIDAPKGVSDAVMKELCSVDIEGWKKEIADVRKNHYPKFGDRMPKELYDELDAIEKRLGV; encoded by the coding sequence ATGAAAGTTCAAGATCTTAAGCATGCGGGTCTCAAAAAGTGGGTCGATGAAGCTGTCGCCCTTATGACCCCCGATTCAGTCGAAGTTTGCGAAGGCGGCCAGTCGGAATACGACCGCATGATCGACATTACCGTAAAAGCGGGACTTGCCACCAAACTGGCAAAGAAGCCCAATTCCTACCTCTTCCGTTCCGACCCCTCGGATGTGGCCCGTGTCGAGAACCGCACCTATATCGCCAGCAAGAGCGAAAGCGATGCCGGCCCTACCAACAACTGGGTTGATCCCGCGAAGCTCAAGGAGACCATGACCGGCCTTTACAAGGGCAGCATGAAGGGGCGCACCATGTACGTCATCCCCTTCTCCATGGGCCCTGTGGGTTCGGACATTGCCAAAATCGGCATCGAGATCACCGATTCCCCCTATGTCGTGGCAAACATGCACATCATGACCCGTGTCGGGACCAAGGTCCTGGATGTTCTGGGGTCCAATGGCTTCTACGTGCCCTGTTACCACTCGGTCGGGAAGCCCCTGGCTGCCGGCGAAAAAGACAACGGCAAGTGGCCCTGCGCCCCCATGGACGACAAGTACATCTCCCACTTCCCCGATACCCGCGAAATCTGGTCCTATGGCTCGGGTTACGGCGGAAACGCTCTGCTCGGCAAGAAGTGCCTGGCCCTCCGTATCGCGTCGGTTCTGGCCCGGGACGAAGGCTGGCTTGCGGAGCACATGCTCATCCTCAAGCTGACCAATCCCTCCGGCGAAGTCAAATACGTTACCGGCGCTTTCCCCTCAGCTTGCGGCAAGACCAACTTGGCCATGCTCATACCTACCCTTCCGGGGTGGAAGGTCGAGACCGTGGGGGATGATATTGCCTGGATGAAGCCTGGCGCCGACGGGCGCCTCTACGCCATTAACCCCGAGGCGGGTTTCTTCGGCGTTGCCCCCGGCACAAACAACGATTCCAACTTTAACGCCATGGAAGCGGCAGCCAAGAATACCATTTTCACCAACTGCGGTCTTACCGAAGACGGCGACATTTGGTGGGAACAGATCGGCCACGGCGCTCCCGGCAAAACCGTCATCGACTGGAAGGGCCAGACCAAGCCTGCCCCCCAGACCGACAAGAGCCCCAAGGGCGAAGAAATCGCCCATCCCAATGCCCGCTTTACCGCCCCTGCAAAGCAGTGCCCCTGTATCGCCAAGGAATGGGAAGATCCCAAAGGGGTGCCTATTTCCGCCTTCCTCTTCGGCGGCCGCCGCCCCTCAACTATTCCCCTGGTGAACCAGGCAAAGAGCTGGATTCATGGCGTGTTCATGGGTTCGATCACAGGTTCGGAAGTTACTGCCGCAGTCATTTCCGACCAGGTAGGCCAGGTACGCCGCGACCCCTTCGCCATGCTGCCCTTCTGCGGTTACCACATGGGCGACTACTTCAAGCATTGGATCAACATTGGAAAGAAAGCCGATGCTGACGGCAAGGCTGACAAGCTTCCCAAGATATTCTTCGTCAACTGGTTCCGCAAGGATGCTGAGGGCAAGTTCATGTGGCCCGGCTACGGCGAAAACAGCCGCGTCCTCGCCTGGGTCTTTGACCGCTGCGACGGCAAGGACAACTGCGTCGAGACCCCCATCGGCAACCTCCCCAAACCCGGCACCATCGATGCCCCCAAAGGCGTCAGCGACGCGGTGATGAAGGAACTCTGTTCCGTGGATATCGAAGGATGGAAGAAAGAAATCGCCGATGTCCGTAAGAACCACTATCCCAAATTCGGCGACAGGATGCCCAAAGAACTCTACGACGAGTTGGACGCCATCGAGAAACGCCTCGGGGTGTAA